A single Sporosarcina sp. FSL W8-0480 DNA region contains:
- a CDS encoding extracellular solute-binding protein, with protein MKRFGRLAAGVFLTAGILAGCAGGGSSSGGGDKGRITLYSPETPDFTKELAAKYEELHGQKVDVHYAGTNILVNQMMAEKDNPKADVWYGGGGILPFEAAVERGILASYIPDFAADWDIVENGIKLKHQDGKYVGVELFVLGFSYNTDLVTEAEAPKTWADLLDPKWEGKIQFPNPAASGTATLMVMDQMMQQGEEKAWEFFEKLVKQANSIPDSGSAPTKAVAMGEAHIGIGFDFMAYEQKAKGETVDFIVPDKTPVLVNPATLIEGGPNAEGGKKFMDFLLSKEAQQIMADWYHIPINPEVESKTPLTLEKVKAHAVDLDIDWVNENYDRVRNEWKDKFQ; from the coding sequence ATGAAGAGATTTGGTAGATTAGCTGCTGGTGTATTCCTGACAGCGGGAATTCTGGCTGGTTGTGCAGGTGGAGGGTCATCGTCTGGGGGTGGCGACAAAGGGAGAATCACGCTTTATTCACCTGAAACTCCTGATTTCACGAAGGAATTGGCTGCGAAATACGAGGAATTGCATGGTCAGAAAGTAGACGTTCACTACGCTGGGACAAACATTTTAGTGAACCAGATGATGGCTGAGAAAGACAATCCAAAAGCTGACGTTTGGTATGGTGGGGGAGGAATCCTTCCGTTTGAAGCGGCAGTTGAGCGTGGGATACTTGCTTCCTACATTCCGGATTTCGCTGCAGATTGGGACATTGTTGAAAACGGCATTAAGTTAAAGCACCAAGATGGAAAGTATGTTGGGGTTGAACTTTTCGTTTTAGGTTTTTCTTATAATACGGATTTAGTTACTGAAGCAGAAGCACCGAAAACATGGGCTGATTTGCTTGATCCGAAATGGGAAGGGAAAATTCAATTCCCGAACCCTGCAGCATCTGGTACAGCGACTCTAATGGTTATGGACCAAATGATGCAGCAAGGTGAAGAAAAGGCATGGGAATTCTTCGAAAAGCTTGTTAAGCAAGCGAACTCGATTCCTGACTCCGGTTCTGCTCCAACTAAAGCGGTAGCAATGGGTGAAGCTCATATCGGTATCGGATTTGACTTCATGGCGTATGAGCAAAAAGCTAAAGGTGAAACTGTAGACTTTATCGTTCCTGATAAAACACCAGTACTTGTTAACCCTGCAACATTGATTGAAGGCGGCCCGAATGCTGAAGGCGGTAAGAAGTTCATGGACTTCCTTCTATCTAAAGAAGCGCAACAAATCATGGCGGACTGGTACCATATTCCGATCAATCCAGAAGTAGAATCAAAAACTCCGTTGACACTTGAAAAAGTTAAAGCTCACGCTGTTGACCTTGACATTGACTGGGTGAATGAAAACTACGACCGCGTTCGTAACGAATGGAAAGACAAATTTCAGTAA
- a CDS encoding glycerophosphodiester phosphodiesterase family protein → MGMGRNGWRKLLIICAIALLAGTGYLSAVAGKASAAQTILVEENFDQLEGELPNGWSVIQGQASVEDGKLKLISPSSASPARVLVPLSDKNGDIVFEADMTFVSAVEDTRWASMMYRVQSSNYPYYQFAMRRGTTALNGAEFAERNSKNQWVVPEATFFTEKLEYNKPYRIKIIASGNRVQQFINNKLVINTDQASNWLSGDIGFQANGSTVLFDNVKVTTFENELPPIENAGAFLPQEPMSNIVNAPTLIGQTLQAADSTNTASVLLKVEKNQNGELTTNNMSLEQALAMVQNRHIPILQIEQEGIEDAIINALNATTTTDVHIVSSKPQIVKEITDLMPTARGGIIYIKNSFNKHDLNELIQTVHKSNAKVALIPEKVLDTEKVHYLHTRMVAVWGIGAQNEKGAHALIHTGVDGIITNNPAASIEALGKYPENTIVQRPIVAAHRGVPSLAPENTMAGYRLAYDLGADLIETDVQLTKDGHLIIMHDLTVNRTTNGTGAVKDLTLEEIRQLDAGIKFSEEFAGEKVPTFKEFLAEFKKKDIILLVELKGAGFEAEVIKQIEELGMVDQVIIQNFDLGSMVDSFKLKPEIPVGYLYSAAVPATTSAKIKNAQKMMDYGTSNRVTLNASYGSTYEEFITYMRQRGMLTMHWTFRAEEPFRDKLAEGLIGPITDYTQWLTDAPIKLETPIKKINLKVGKTSTVNAKAFVNFRTAKKENIASELFVVGDNGVVRIEGNTIEAVSSGTAQVFVKHTFTMLGKEWNVVGEPIEVNVN, encoded by the coding sequence ATGGGAATGGGTAGGAATGGATGGAGAAAGCTGTTGATCATTTGTGCGATTGCATTGTTAGCCGGCACCGGTTATCTTTCGGCAGTTGCTGGTAAAGCAAGCGCTGCACAGACGATCCTTGTTGAAGAGAATTTTGATCAGCTTGAAGGGGAATTACCGAATGGATGGAGTGTCATACAAGGACAAGCATCCGTTGAAGACGGAAAGTTGAAGTTAATCTCACCGTCCTCTGCCTCACCGGCAAGAGTACTTGTGCCACTTTCCGACAAAAATGGGGATATCGTATTCGAAGCCGATATGACATTCGTTTCGGCAGTCGAGGATACACGCTGGGCATCCATGATGTACAGAGTCCAATCATCGAATTATCCTTACTATCAATTCGCGATGCGTAGGGGCACAACTGCACTAAATGGTGCGGAGTTCGCGGAGCGCAATTCAAAGAACCAATGGGTCGTTCCTGAAGCAACGTTTTTCACGGAAAAGCTTGAGTACAACAAGCCATATCGCATAAAAATCATTGCAAGCGGTAATCGTGTACAGCAGTTCATCAATAACAAGCTTGTCATCAACACGGATCAAGCTTCCAATTGGCTCAGCGGGGACATCGGTTTCCAAGCAAACGGTTCTACTGTTTTATTCGACAATGTAAAGGTCACGACTTTCGAGAATGAATTGCCACCAATTGAAAACGCTGGTGCTTTCCTTCCACAAGAGCCTATGTCGAATATTGTCAATGCACCAACACTAATTGGACAAACCCTGCAGGCAGCGGATTCCACGAATACTGCTTCCGTTCTTCTCAAAGTAGAGAAGAATCAAAACGGCGAACTGACGACGAATAATATGTCGCTTGAACAAGCACTTGCTATGGTCCAAAACAGACATATTCCGATCTTACAAATTGAACAAGAAGGTATTGAGGACGCAATTATCAATGCACTGAATGCTACAACAACTACTGACGTGCATATCGTTTCGTCGAAGCCGCAAATTGTGAAAGAAATTACTGACCTGATGCCAACAGCACGCGGCGGAATCATCTATATAAAGAACTCTTTCAATAAACATGACCTGAATGAGCTCATTCAGACTGTCCATAAAAGCAATGCGAAAGTCGCGTTGATTCCTGAAAAGGTTTTGGACACGGAAAAGGTTCATTACTTGCATACAAGAATGGTCGCGGTTTGGGGAATTGGGGCTCAAAATGAAAAAGGTGCTCATGCATTAATTCATACAGGTGTTGACGGAATCATCACCAACAACCCTGCTGCGTCGATTGAAGCACTTGGTAAATATCCTGAAAACACGATCGTTCAACGACCAATCGTCGCCGCCCACCGAGGAGTTCCATCGCTCGCTCCTGAAAACACGATGGCAGGATATCGACTGGCGTATGACTTGGGAGCGGATCTGATTGAAACGGATGTACAATTAACGAAAGACGGTCACCTCATAATCATGCATGATTTGACAGTTAACCGCACTACCAACGGGACTGGCGCAGTAAAGGATCTTACATTGGAAGAAATCCGCCAATTGGATGCGGGCATCAAGTTCAGTGAAGAATTTGCGGGAGAAAAGGTTCCGACATTCAAAGAATTCCTTGCCGAATTCAAGAAGAAGGACATCATCCTTCTTGTCGAATTAAAGGGAGCAGGCTTCGAAGCTGAAGTGATCAAGCAAATCGAGGAATTGGGAATGGTCGACCAAGTCATCATTCAAAACTTCGACTTAGGAAGCATGGTTGATTCGTTTAAATTAAAACCTGAAATTCCTGTCGGCTACTTGTACTCGGCAGCTGTACCAGCAACGACAAGTGCCAAAATTAAAAACGCCCAAAAGATGATGGATTACGGAACATCCAACAGGGTCACTCTGAATGCAAGCTACGGAAGCACGTACGAAGAATTCATCACATACATGCGTCAACGCGGCATGCTCACAATGCACTGGACATTCCGTGCAGAAGAACCTTTCCGCGACAAACTTGCTGAAGGACTAATCGGACCAATCACCGACTACACACAGTGGCTGACCGACGCACCAATCAAGCTTGAAACACCGATTAAGAAGATCAACCTAAAAGTCGGAAAAACATCGACTGTTAACGCAAAAGCCTTCGTCAATTTCCGTACAGCCAAAAAGGAGAATATTGCTTCTGAGTTGTTTGTTGTTGGGGATAATGGCGTGGTAAGAATTGAAGGCAACACAATCGAAGCAGTTTCCAGCGGGACTGCGCAGGTATTTGTGAAACATACATTCACGATGTTAGGTAAGGAATGGAATGTTGTTGGAGAACCGATTGAAGTGAATGTGAATTGA
- a CDS encoding YifB family Mg chelatase-like AAA ATPase has translation MQGMKGHRVAVEANVRMEREQCVIIGLPDASIKESKERLLSCLHALNMDIDMKKITIHLSPADIRKSGTGFDCAMLLAVMQEVLKEPLPIDESTCVIATLSLNCELMPFHGMIPAIQQAIALGFKRILIPPIDVFFLNRVGDVEIVPLRDIYELVSYLRGQISPDFDTYPRIPIADFNTTDMNQTTTDFSSIRGHKVAKRALEISAAGGHHVLLTGPPGCGKSMLADAFHTILPDLTHEEVVELYGIYHLARENRGLSLRPPYRHPHHSASSVSLIGGGTYPKPGEISLSHRGVLFLDELGEFSRKTLDMLRQPMEMGEVTINRVKQSVTYPSNFILIAATNPCPCGYSGSNERYCTCTPRQVNAYRLKASGPLFDRLDFILSLQNVGLQEQGKAETSAIIRERTTRAREMQWERYGNQWLNGNAPFQLLDETSGLNDEQKNLVQRICFENKWSNRTQIKLIRIARTIADLEGERFISENALQEAIRWKSIAPQAMEVN, from the coding sequence TTGCAAGGAATGAAAGGTCATCGGGTTGCTGTTGAGGCGAATGTTCGGATGGAAAGGGAGCAGTGTGTGATCATTGGGTTGCCGGATGCCTCTATTAAAGAGTCAAAAGAACGCCTTCTGAGTTGTTTGCATGCTCTAAACATGGACATTGATATGAAGAAAATCACAATCCATTTATCCCCCGCGGACATTCGAAAAAGTGGGACGGGGTTTGATTGCGCAATGCTATTAGCCGTCATGCAAGAGGTTTTGAAGGAGCCGTTACCCATTGATGAATCGACTTGCGTGATTGCGACGCTCTCCTTGAACTGTGAACTTATGCCATTCCACGGTATGATTCCAGCCATTCAGCAAGCGATTGCACTTGGTTTCAAGAGGATTTTGATTCCACCGATCGATGTCTTTTTTTTAAACCGCGTTGGTGATGTGGAAATTGTTCCGTTACGCGATATATACGAGCTTGTGTCCTATTTAAGAGGGCAGATTTCGCCTGATTTTGATACTTACCCACGTATTCCGATTGCAGACTTCAACACAACCGATATGAATCAAACGACTACAGATTTTTCATCCATTCGCGGACATAAAGTTGCGAAGCGTGCCTTAGAAATCTCTGCAGCTGGAGGACATCATGTATTGTTAACCGGCCCGCCCGGATGCGGAAAAAGTATGTTGGCTGATGCATTTCATACGATATTACCGGATTTAACCCACGAAGAGGTCGTCGAATTATATGGCATTTACCATTTAGCGCGTGAAAATCGCGGCTTATCGTTACGCCCTCCCTATCGCCACCCCCATCACTCCGCATCCTCAGTCTCATTAATCGGCGGTGGGACATACCCGAAACCCGGCGAAATTTCCCTATCTCATCGGGGCGTCTTATTCTTGGATGAACTTGGGGAATTTTCAAGAAAGACATTGGACATGCTGCGACAGCCAATGGAAATGGGAGAAGTAACGATCAATCGGGTCAAGCAATCCGTTACCTACCCATCTAACTTCATACTGATCGCCGCAACTAACCCTTGTCCTTGCGGATATTCCGGATCAAATGAGCGCTACTGCACATGCACACCGAGACAGGTGAATGCATATCGGCTGAAGGCTTCCGGACCGCTATTTGACCGGCTCGATTTTATTCTTTCATTACAAAACGTTGGGTTGCAAGAGCAAGGAAAAGCCGAAACCTCCGCCATTATTCGCGAACGCACAACTCGCGCCAGAGAAATGCAATGGGAAAGATACGGGAATCAATGGTTGAACGGTAATGCCCCATTTCAACTATTAGATGAAACTTCGGGGTTAAATGATGAACAGAAAAACCTTGTCCAACGAATATGCTTTGAAAATAAATGGAGCAATCGAACGCAAATCAAGCTTATCCGAATCGCAAGGACAATCGCGGATTTGGAAGGAGAAAGATTTATTTCTGAAAATGCATTACAAGAAGCGATTAGATGGAAATCAATTGCCCCACAAGCAATGGAGGTGAATTAA
- a CDS encoding transposase → MPRRRRNWRPNAYYHVVMRGNNRQNIFETHEDQMNLMRAFNYTYSKYPFTLLAYCIMTNHYHLLIRSEVDLSKVMAYINRRYSDYYSKRYQHVGRIYEKRYYSALVDGPNAILSVSNYIHRNPIETKIPLVENLEDYPYSSFPFYADEKKTPPRFLDTGFVAAYLPKEYEKSNQAYCHYCKVYRHDIEEDRRIVSK, encoded by the coding sequence TTGCCAAGACGGAGACGTAACTGGCGCCCCAATGCCTATTACCATGTCGTCATGCGAGGGAATAACCGGCAAAATATATTTGAAACCCATGAGGACCAAATGAATCTAATGCGCGCCTTCAATTACACATACTCCAAATACCCGTTCACCCTGTTGGCCTATTGCATCATGACCAATCACTATCATTTATTAATCCGCTCCGAGGTGGATTTAAGCAAAGTCATGGCCTACATTAATCGAAGGTATAGCGACTATTACTCCAAGCGGTATCAACACGTTGGTCGAATCTATGAAAAAAGATACTACTCCGCACTTGTCGACGGACCTAATGCGATCCTTTCCGTCAGCAACTACATCCATAGAAATCCAATTGAGACCAAAATTCCGTTAGTGGAGAATTTGGAGGATTATCCATACAGTTCGTTTCCTTTTTATGCGGATGAAAAGAAAACCCCTCCTCGTTTTTTAGATACTGGATTTGTAGCTGCTTATTTACCGAAGGAATACGAAAAATCGAATCAGGCGTATTGTCATTATTGTAAGGTTTATAGGCATGATATTGAGGAGGATAGAAGAATAGTTTCGAAGTAG
- a CDS encoding AI-2E family transporter, which yields MDTIIRLLQRKEVKRVIIFALMIVVLFSVKSMMNLILLTFIFSFLMNRLVEFTAKRVRMNHKLIVIMLYTLIVGILTVALTKYLPLISYEITQLVRQITNFFTHPQENPLLGVIESFISGEQIKAYIDNGVSFLLKSFSDISKVSIHVLLALILSLFFLIEKPRLVEFTNKFKNSKIAPFYHEIEFFGKKFSRTFGKVIEAQFIIALVNTFLSIIILMILGYPQIVGLGIMIFFLGLIPVAGVVISLIPLTIIGFTIGGYMTVIYLLIAIMIIHAIEAYILNPKLMSSKTDLPIFYTFVVLIFSQNFFGVWGLIIGIPIFIFLLDILDVTDKEPVPTTKDDI from the coding sequence ATGGATACGATTATTCGGCTATTACAAAGAAAAGAAGTGAAACGGGTCATTATTTTTGCATTAATGATCGTTGTGTTATTCAGCGTGAAAAGTATGATGAATTTAATCTTACTTACCTTTATATTTTCATTCTTAATGAATCGACTCGTTGAATTTACGGCAAAGCGCGTCCGTATGAATCATAAACTGATTGTTATCATGCTGTATACATTGATTGTCGGCATTTTGACGGTAGCTCTTACGAAATACTTACCGCTCATCTCCTACGAAATAACTCAGCTCGTCAGGCAAATAACAAATTTCTTCACCCACCCGCAAGAAAATCCGCTTTTAGGCGTTATTGAATCATTTATTTCCGGTGAACAGATTAAGGCCTACATCGATAATGGCGTGTCGTTCCTACTAAAATCATTTTCAGATATTAGTAAAGTGAGTATACATGTACTGCTTGCGTTGATTTTAAGCTTATTTTTCCTTATTGAAAAACCACGACTTGTCGAGTTTACGAATAAATTTAAAAACAGCAAGATTGCTCCCTTCTATCATGAAATTGAGTTTTTTGGAAAGAAATTTTCACGTACATTTGGTAAAGTAATCGAAGCGCAATTTATCATTGCACTTGTTAATACGTTTTTGTCTATCATCATTTTAATGATTTTAGGATATCCTCAGATTGTCGGATTGGGCATTATGATCTTCTTCCTTGGGCTAATCCCGGTCGCAGGAGTCGTCATATCACTTATTCCACTTACGATTATCGGCTTTACAATCGGTGGATACATGACGGTCATCTACTTGTTAATCGCTATTATGATTATCCATGCGATTGAAGCATACATTTTAAATCCGAAACTGATGTCTTCAAAAACGGATCTGCCAATCTTCTACACATTCGTCGTACTCATTTTTTCGCAAAACTTTTTCGGCGTATGGGGCCTGATCATTGGGATTCCGATTTTCATATTCCTGCTCGACATATTGGATGTGACCGATAAAGAGCCGGTTCCAACTACAAAAGACGACATTTAA
- a CDS encoding DMT family transporter → MKFNKGIVFVLLGAACFGFTPIFAKLGFSYGYSLGQITIAQMLISFILIWSITLIRRSSFKGLTKKNILQIMMTGCFIGLTTVFYYASMQYLPASLAIILMFQFIWIGIILEWIFSKVTPAPMTILSILLILIGVFFASNIINGDIQGLPIKGFVFGILSAFTYAGFIFFSGKVAVNVDALTRSSVMVTGSSAMVFILFMRDIPTVFPLEGNLVTVGIGVSLFGAVLPPLFYAVGAPLISGGIANILTSIELPITILLASVILSELVTPLQWVGTAIILLAIILNELGSNLFRIKRQI, encoded by the coding sequence ATGAAATTCAATAAAGGGATTGTGTTTGTTTTATTGGGCGCAGCGTGTTTTGGGTTTACGCCAATATTTGCAAAGCTTGGGTTTAGCTATGGGTATTCACTTGGCCAAATTACAATTGCACAAATGTTAATTTCCTTTATATTAATATGGTCTATTACCTTAATTAGACGGTCGAGCTTCAAGGGCCTGACGAAGAAGAATATTTTGCAAATCATGATGACGGGTTGCTTTATCGGATTGACGACCGTTTTTTATTACGCATCGATGCAATACTTACCGGCCTCGTTGGCGATCATTTTAATGTTTCAATTTATATGGATTGGCATCATTTTGGAATGGATCTTCAGCAAAGTAACACCTGCACCAATGACGATCCTATCTATACTTTTAATTCTCATAGGGGTCTTTTTCGCTTCGAACATCATTAACGGGGATATTCAAGGGCTCCCGATTAAAGGGTTTGTATTTGGCATCCTATCCGCATTTACATATGCAGGATTCATATTCTTTAGTGGAAAAGTGGCGGTTAATGTGGATGCGTTGACGCGGAGTTCGGTGATGGTGACAGGGTCATCCGCAATGGTTTTTATCCTGTTCATGCGTGATATACCGACTGTATTTCCACTCGAAGGAAACTTGGTAACAGTGGGTATCGGGGTTTCATTATTCGGTGCTGTCCTTCCACCACTGTTTTACGCAGTAGGAGCACCCTTAATTTCAGGAGGAATCGCGAATATATTAACGTCCATTGAATTGCCGATTACTATCCTTTTAGCGAGCGTCATCTTGTCGGAATTGGTGACACCGCTGCAATGGGTGGGGACTGCAATCATTCTACTCGCAATCATTTTGAATGAACTTGGATCAAATCTTTTTCGGATAAAAAGGCAAATATAA
- a CDS encoding CidA/LrgA family protein → MRILIIILQICILYIFSYIGTVIQNFFDLIIPGSIIGLLLLFTCLCFKIIPVKWIENGAGFVLSILMLFFIPASVGIMNYASLLSLHGALFILAVIISTVISIAITGTAGQFFGKKAIKREDDKECSKQHSHSS, encoded by the coding sequence ATGAGGATTCTCATTATTATTTTACAGATTTGTATTCTATATATTTTTTCATATATCGGAACGGTTATTCAGAACTTTTTCGACCTGATTATACCAGGAAGCATCATTGGGCTTCTGTTACTTTTCACTTGTCTTTGCTTTAAAATAATTCCTGTGAAATGGATTGAAAATGGCGCAGGGTTTGTACTCAGTATATTGATGCTGTTTTTCATTCCAGCATCAGTCGGTATTATGAATTATGCATCCTTACTTTCTTTACATGGTGCATTATTCATCCTTGCCGTCATCATAAGTACAGTCATTTCCATTGCAATTACAGGGACAGCTGGACAGTTTTTCGGAAAAAAGGCTATTAAAAGAGAGGATGATAAAGAATGCAGCAAGCAACACTCGCATTCTTCATGA
- a CDS encoding LrgB family protein has protein sequence MQQATLAFFMILLTVVAYLAAVKLYKRYSFSFLIPVLTATTMIIIVLSLFQIPYDKYMVGGQWISSLLGPSVVALAYPLYRQRHFLRDHLLPILGGVLVGASSGMVSVALIAKLFRLNQNLTLFLIPKSLTTPVAIEVAKGLDGNASLTVVGVMIAGIFGAIIAPTIFKLLRIHSPLGRGIALGGASHAIGTSKAAEYGELAFSMSSVTMALCAVIGSVLGPIVVWIFHI, from the coding sequence ATGCAGCAAGCAACACTCGCATTCTTCATGATTTTATTAACCGTCGTTGCCTATTTAGCCGCAGTGAAACTATATAAACGGTATTCATTCTCCTTTTTAATACCTGTTCTAACTGCGACCACGATGATTATTATCGTGCTCTCTTTATTCCAAATTCCATACGACAAGTATATGGTTGGGGGACAATGGATCAGCTCCCTTTTAGGGCCTTCCGTCGTCGCACTTGCCTACCCTTTGTATAGGCAACGCCATTTTTTACGAGATCACTTACTTCCTATCTTGGGAGGGGTGTTGGTTGGCGCCAGTTCCGGAATGGTCAGCGTTGCACTCATCGCTAAACTATTCAGGCTCAATCAAAACTTAACCCTTTTCCTTATCCCAAAATCCCTTACTACCCCCGTAGCCATTGAAGTGGCGAAAGGGCTGGACGGAAATGCATCTCTAACGGTTGTCGGTGTTATGATCGCTGGAATTTTCGGTGCAATCATCGCCCCGACTATATTTAAGCTATTGCGCATCCATAGCCCCCTTGGCAGAGGCATCGCACTTGGTGGCGCATCACATGCTATCGGGACTTCAAAAGCTGCTGAATACGGCGAACTCGCCTTTTCGATGAGCTCTGTCACTATGGCATTATGCGCAGTCATCGGCTCAGTTTTAGGACCGATTGTTGTGTGGATATTCCATATATGA
- a CDS encoding VTT domain-containing protein, producing MKAGTILTLIYAIIDFILHIDDHLVEIIKTFGGWSYGILFLIVFVETGIVIFPFLPGDSLLFASGALATRGAFNFVLLVLVFFTAAVLGDTVNYHIGKKVGTTISSKSFMGKLINQEKMAKAESFFNRHGGKTIVIARFMPFIRTFIPFVAGASRMNYRYFLIYNVVGAVIWVGVCTTLGYFFGNIPIIKDNFSTVLLLIIFISVLPAIIGVVRGRMGK from the coding sequence ATGAAGGCAGGTACAATCTTGACACTAATCTACGCTATTATTGATTTCATCCTGCATATTGATGACCATTTAGTTGAGATCATCAAGACCTTTGGCGGATGGTCATACGGAATCCTATTTTTAATCGTATTTGTTGAAACTGGAATTGTAATTTTCCCATTCTTACCTGGAGATTCCTTATTGTTTGCCAGTGGTGCATTAGCCACGAGGGGGGCATTTAACTTTGTTCTCTTAGTCCTCGTCTTTTTTACCGCAGCGGTGCTTGGCGATACTGTGAATTATCATATCGGTAAGAAAGTGGGAACTACCATCTCTTCAAAGAGTTTCATGGGGAAATTAATTAACCAAGAAAAGATGGCTAAAGCTGAGAGTTTCTTCAATAGGCATGGTGGAAAAACGATTGTAATCGCTCGTTTCATGCCATTCATTCGCACGTTCATCCCTTTTGTCGCGGGTGCGAGCCGGATGAACTACCGTTATTTTTTGATTTATAACGTAGTCGGTGCCGTAATTTGGGTTGGGGTTTGTACAACTTTAGGCTATTTTTTCGGCAATATCCCGATTATCAAAGACAATTTTTCAACCGTACTCCTACTCATTATCTTCATTTCCGTGCTGCCGGCAATTATTGGTGTGGTACGCGGACGGATGGGGAAATGA
- a CDS encoding OFA family MFS transporter, which yields MEKINNKWMRAVLPALLIHCSIGTVYCWSLFKGDIATYMGRSVGEVEWAFSIAIFVLGMSAAFGGRLVEKDIHKSSLLSALFFVAGMAGTGFFIYQKSLIGVYISYGVIMGIGLGIGYLTPVKTLMLWFDKQKGLATGLAVAGFGLAKVIASPLMEKLLGDRNVEGILVNPSNVFTMFYILAAIYLVMMVIGHVLLRKPAGYEEESVQTRNFSYKLALKNKTFIGIWLMFYINITCGLALISQEKGILAFIGFGAIGLVSSLTAIFNAGGRIFFSSLGDRMKDRNSIYKIIFISSISAFLLTIVFDGLNNSIAILIIALLCIINAGYGGGFSSLPPLLSDRFGLDSISTVHGLALSAWAVAGLTGNQLSAFVLDKTDSYDMVLYVIMGLFAVATLISILLVKPEKVSLTADGKERVVVDMKKDALI from the coding sequence ATGGAAAAGATTAATAATAAGTGGATGCGTGCTGTGCTTCCGGCTTTGTTAATTCATTGTAGTATTGGTACGGTTTACTGTTGGTCGCTGTTTAAGGGTGATATTGCCACTTATATGGGGAGATCTGTTGGGGAAGTGGAGTGGGCGTTTAGTATAGCGATTTTTGTTCTTGGGATGTCGGCGGCTTTTGGTGGGAGGCTTGTTGAGAAGGATATACATAAGTCGTCTTTGCTTTCAGCATTGTTTTTTGTTGCCGGGATGGCGGGAACGGGTTTCTTTATTTACCAAAAGTCATTGATCGGTGTTTATATTTCATACGGAGTAATCATGGGGATTGGGCTTGGAATTGGCTATTTGACGCCGGTGAAGACGTTGATGCTTTGGTTTGATAAGCAAAAGGGGTTGGCGACGGGCCTTGCGGTTGCTGGTTTCGGATTGGCAAAGGTGATTGCGAGTCCATTGATGGAAAAGCTTTTGGGGGATAGAAACGTGGAAGGGATTTTGGTGAATCCATCAAATGTTTTTACGATGTTTTATATTTTAGCTGCAATCTATTTAGTGATGATGGTTATTGGACATGTACTATTAAGAAAACCGGCAGGGTATGAGGAAGAAAGCGTTCAAACACGAAACTTTAGTTATAAATTGGCGTTAAAAAATAAAACATTCATCGGAATTTGGCTAATGTTTTATATTAATATTACTTGTGGGTTGGCATTGATTTCGCAGGAAAAAGGGATTTTGGCGTTCATTGGATTTGGGGCAATTGGTTTGGTTAGTTCGTTAACCGCGATTTTCAATGCGGGCGGTCGGATTTTTTTCTCTTCATTGGGAGACCGAATGAAGGATCGAAACTCGATTTATAAGATCATTTTTATTTCATCGATTTCTGCGTTTTTATTAACGATTGTGTTTGATGGGTTAAATAATTCAATCGCGATTCTTATTATTGCTCTGCTTTGCATCATCAATGCAGGGTACGGCGGAGGGTTTTCATCTTTGCCTCCACTGTTATCGGATCGTTTCGGTTTGGACAGTATTTCAACTGTGCACGGTTTGGCATTATCCGCTTGGGCGGTTGCGGGACTGACGGGCAATCAGCTAAGTGCATTTGTTTTGGACAAGACAGATTCCTATGACATGGTGCTGTATGTCATCATGGGGCTCTTCGCGGTTGCGACTTTGATCAGTATACTACTTGTTAAACCTGAGAAAGTTAGCTTGACGGCTGATGGGAAGGAACGGGTGGTAGTTGACATGAAAAAGGATGCGTTGATATAA